A stretch of DNA from Magnetospirillum sp. WYHS-4:
CCTCAAGGACCGCCTGCGAAGCGTCGAGGCGACGGTCGACGAGCTTGCGCCCCCCGACGTCCCGCCGCCCCACTATTAGCGGAGCGAGGCCTCGATGTTGCCGCCGTCCACGGTGACGGTGGCGGCAGTGGTCTTGCGGGCGAGCGCCAGATGGACGAAGGCCTGGGCCACGTCGTCGGCCGTCACCTCCAGGCCCAGCAGGTTGCCGCCCATGTAATCCTTCTCGCTGACCCCGCGGGCCTTGGAACGGGCCGCGATCATCTCGGGCGTCAGCAGGCCGGACCGGATGCGGTCCGCGTTCACCGCGTTGGCGCGGATGCCGTCGCCGCCATGGTCCAGCGCGTACTGCTTCATCAGGAACAGGGTGGCCGCCTTGGGCAGGCCGTAGGGCCCGAAGTTCCTGCCGGGATTGAGCGCCTGCTTGGAGGTGTTGTAGAGCAGGCAGCCGCCCAGCCCCTGCGCGGTCATCACCGCGACCGCCAGGCGGGACACGGTCTGGTGGGACCAGAAGTTCAACTCGAAGCTCTTGCGCAGCAGGGCCTCGTCCACCTCCCCGATGCGGCCCTGCCAGGCCGCCCCGGCGTTGGAAACCAGGATGTCGATGCCGCCGAAGGCCGCGGAAACGGCATCGAAGGCGCCCTGGACGGCCGCCGGGTCGGTCACGTCGCAGCCCAGCCCGATGCCCCCCAGTCGCGCCGCCGTGGCCGCCGCCGCCTCGGGGTCCAGGTCG
This window harbors:
- a CDS encoding SDR family oxidoreductase, which codes for DLDPEAAAATAARLGGIGLGCDVTDPAAVQGAFDAVSAAFGGIDILVSNAGAAWQGRIGEVDEALLRKSFELNFWSHQTVSRLAVAVMTAQGLGGCLLYNTSKQALNPGRNFGPYGLPKAATLFLMKQYALDHGGDGIRANAVNADRIRSGLLTPEMIAARSKARGVSEKDYMGGNLLGLEVTADDVAQAFVHLALARKTTAATVTVDGGNIEASLR